AAGAGGCGTAAGCCACGGAGAAGGGGGCGGCCACAGAACAGTGGCCGCCCCCTTCTCGTCCTACTGCTCGCCCAGCGTCACATCCGCCGTCTTCTCGTCGCCGTCCCGCGTGTACGTCACCGTCACCTTGTCACCCGGCGACTCCGTCGCCAGCGCCTCCGACAGGGACGTGATGGTGGTGATGCCGGTGTCGCCCAGCGTGGTGATGATGTCGCCGGCCTCCAGGCCGGCCTTGTCCGCGGCCCCGCCGCCCTTCACCTCGACGACCGCGACCCCGGCGGCCCGGAAGCGGTCGTCCACGACCGTGCGGCCGGTGATGCCGAGCGCGGCCCGGCCCGAGTCGGTGACCTTGCCGTTCTCGACGATCTGGTCGGCGACCGTCTTCACCATCGACGAGGGGATCGCGAACCCGATCCCGGGCGCCGCGCTGTCCCCGAAGTTGGGGTCGGTCGCGGCGAGCGTCGGGATGCCGATGACCTGACCGTCGAGGTTGACGAGGGCACCACCGCTGTTGCCCGGGTTGATGGCCGCGGACGTCTGGACCATGTTGGCGATGGTCGCCCCCGTACCGCCGTCGCTACGGCCCTCCGTGACGGTCCGTCCGGTCGCCGAGACGATGCCCTGCGTCACGCTGGACGACAGTCCGAGCGGTGAGCCCATCGCCAGCACGATCTGGCCCACCTCGACCTTCGAGGAGTCCGCGAACGTCGCCGCCTTCAGCCCGTCCGGCACCTTGTCCAGCTTGATGACGGCGAGATCCTGATCCGGGTAGGAGTAGACGAGCTTCGCCGACAGGGTGTTCTCGCTGTTCGCCGTGGTCACCTGGAA
This DNA window, taken from Streptomyces sp. NBC_00663, encodes the following:
- a CDS encoding S1C family serine protease, with amino-acid sequence MDAFRRRALRLVVPFAALVCSVALLAGCSDSGSSGSSGEQQDPTSQAAAPAVNRDLQSDYQKVIKEVLPSVVQIQASGDLGSGVVYDDNGHIVTNAHVVGDEKTFQVTTANSENTLSAKLVYSYPDQDLAVIKLDKVPDGLKAATFADSSKVEVGQIVLAMGSPLGLSSSVTQGIVSATGRTVTEGRSDGGTGATIANMVQTSAAINPGNSGGALVNLDGQVIGIPTLAATDPNFGDSAAPGIGFAIPSSMVKTVADQIVENGKVTDSGRAALGITGRTVVDDRFRAAGVAVVEVKGGGAADKAGLEAGDIITTLGDTGITTITSLSEALATESPGDKVTVTYTRDGDEKTADVTLGEQ